A section of the Opitutaceae bacterium genome encodes:
- a CDS encoding outer membrane lipoprotein carrier protein LolA gives MAHTHLDLKSRILGIAALLVAAMAVSHALRAALPDDIVSPEHRLTLAGDSSWRALFQTLASQGGIHSQFEELRFMPIRKRPIVLTGEMRLSPDHGLSLHYLTPEESCVMIDAGGIAVRDSKGRVHDIGSDPRARGATGTLLQVLRFDTTVLERDFIIYGARDGIAWRVVFEPKPEAAARDISLGRIIVHGQEDAVLLIELRRSDRQRIEIHVGTTRTGLTFTPAELSAWFR, from the coding sequence ATGGCTCACACTCACCTGGACTTGAAATCGCGCATCCTCGGCATCGCTGCGCTGCTCGTGGCGGCCATGGCGGTCTCCCATGCGTTGCGCGCCGCGCTGCCGGACGACATCGTGTCACCCGAGCACCGGCTCACGCTCGCGGGCGACTCCTCCTGGCGCGCGCTATTCCAGACCCTGGCGTCGCAGGGCGGCATCCACTCACAGTTCGAGGAACTGCGTTTCATGCCGATCCGCAAACGACCCATTGTGCTCACCGGCGAGATGCGCCTCTCGCCCGACCACGGGCTCAGCCTGCACTACCTGACGCCGGAGGAATCCTGCGTCATGATCGACGCCGGCGGCATCGCCGTGCGCGACTCCAAGGGCCGCGTGCACGACATCGGCTCGGATCCCCGCGCCCGCGGTGCGACCGGCACGCTGCTCCAAGTGCTGCGCTTCGACACGACCGTGCTCGAGCGCGATTTCATCATTTACGGCGCGCGCGACGGCATAGCCTGGCGCGTCGTGTTCGAACCCAAACCCGAGGCCGCTGCGCGCGACATCTCGCTCGGACGCATCATAGTGCACGGCCAGGAGGACGCGGTGCTCCTCATCGAACTCCGCCGCAGCGACCGGCAGCGCATCGAAATCC
- the sufS gene encoding SufS family cysteine desulfurase, with translation MLGGRDLRSEFPTLHQSVGGRALVYLDNAATTHKPRAVIDALTAYYEKDNSNVHRGLHALSMRATDGYEAARTRAARFVNAADPAEIIFTRGTTESINLVAQSWGAANLKKDDVILLTEMEHHSNLVPWQMIAERTGARVKYLPILGANAEGGLDLAALDSLLTPQVKVFAFTHISNTLGIINHAAELCRRARAVGAVTVVDAAQSIGHEPVDVQAIGCDFLAFSGHKMAGPTGIGALYGRRSLLDAMPPWQTGGGMISLVEYSGSRWKPAPERFEAGTPNVADAIALRTAMDYIDEIGRPEISLHDHALAEAAYAALSEIPGIRILGPTGKRAGLVSFALRDVHAHDVVTFADQDGIALRGGHHCNQPLMKKLGLPSSVRASFYVYNTPADIDALVASLRRISRFFGTS, from the coding sequence ATGCTAGGCGGTCGCGATCTTCGTTCCGAGTTTCCCACACTGCACCAGTCCGTTGGCGGGCGCGCGCTTGTCTACCTGGACAACGCGGCGACCACCCACAAGCCGCGCGCCGTGATCGACGCACTCACGGCCTACTACGAGAAGGACAACTCCAACGTCCACCGCGGCCTGCACGCGCTCTCCATGCGCGCAACCGACGGCTATGAGGCGGCGCGCACGCGGGCCGCCCGGTTCGTCAACGCCGCGGATCCCGCCGAGATCATCTTCACGCGCGGCACGACCGAATCCATCAACCTGGTCGCGCAAAGCTGGGGGGCGGCCAACCTGAAAAAGGACGATGTCATCCTGCTGACGGAAATGGAGCATCACTCAAACCTGGTGCCCTGGCAGATGATCGCGGAGCGGACCGGCGCGCGCGTGAAGTACCTTCCGATTCTCGGCGCAAACGCCGAGGGCGGCCTCGACCTCGCGGCGCTCGACAGCCTCCTCACCCCGCAGGTGAAGGTCTTCGCATTCACCCACATCTCCAATACGCTCGGCATCATCAACCATGCCGCGGAGCTCTGCCGCCGCGCGCGCGCCGTCGGTGCGGTCACCGTCGTCGACGCAGCCCAGTCCATCGGCCACGAGCCCGTCGACGTCCAGGCGATCGGCTGCGACTTCCTCGCCTTCTCGGGTCACAAGATGGCCGGCCCCACCGGCATCGGAGCGCTCTACGGCCGCCGCTCGCTGCTTGACGCCATGCCCCCCTGGCAGACCGGCGGCGGCATGATCAGCCTGGTCGAATACAGCGGCAGCCGCTGGAAGCCCGCACCCGAGCGCTTCGAGGCAGGGACGCCGAACGTCGCCGACGCCATCGCCCTGCGCACGGCGATGGACTACATCGACGAGATCGGTCGTCCGGAAATCAGCCTGCACGACCACGCCCTCGCCGAGGCCGCCTACGCCGCGCTATCGGAAATCCCCGGCATCCGCATCCTCGGCCCAACCGGGAAACGCGCGGGACTCGTGAGCTTCGCCCTGCGCGATGTGCATGCGCACGATGTCGTCACCTTCGCGGATCAGGACGGCATCGCCCTGCGCGGCGGACACCACTGCAACCAGCCGCTGATGAAGAAGCTCGGCCTGCCGAGCAGCGTGCGCGCGAGTTTCTACGTGTACAACACACCCGCCGACATTGATGCCCTGGTCGCAAGCCTGCGGCGCATCAGCCGGTTCTTTGGCACCTCCTGA